The Magnolia sinica isolate HGM2019 chromosome 9, MsV1, whole genome shotgun sequence sequence TTTGGAGATCGACCTAGATGTGGGCGTGACCGATGACCTTGCCCAAAGATACATGCCATTAAGACACGATACGCCGCGCAGTCCAAAGATTACGGACAATATCCCCACAATCACAATATCTCGTTGATTGAGtgaatcatgccgagattaaTGGACGTGGATCATCCAACCCATAGGTATAAATACCAAGGGATCCATTGCTATAGGTATGTAAGATCTCGCACCCTCCTCTCTACACTCCACTTAGACACAGATTCCctaacctgacttaggcatcggagggtcccccggcttagccagggtctcctctGCTCACTCTTTTGTGCAGGAACAGGGTTTATCGAAGGTCCGCCGCactgagtggagggtggtccagattttgacctcaacatttttagGTGCTGTCTGTGGGAACTCAAACGAAAAGCTAGAAGGTTTTACTAGaaatggcgagaggaaagaaaACTGCAATAGTGGTGGAGCCTGAACCTAGCAGGCAACACCAATCTTCTTTATTGCTGCACATGGAGTCGGCTCTGATAGGACTGTCCCAATGGACTCAGAGTCGAGGAGGGAAATATAAGGCGATGAAAAACGAAGTCCAGATGCTAAAGGATGAAATCAGTCGAATGAAGGCGCAATAAAATCAGTAGCCACCACTAAACCTGGTGGAAGCCACTCCAGTGCCCGAAGTACGACTGCAGCCAGTCAGTTCCCGGGCCAGAGGATCCCAAGCATAGTCTGCACCCACTCCCGACCCTGCGCACAACATAGGGCCCCAGGAGCGATCCGCCCGAATTCCAGAACCTGCTCAGGAGCTGAACAGTCCTACGTGTCTGTCACTTCGGCTCTGGCACCCACCGACCTCCGTCATCGGCTGGAGAGGAGTAGACAAGGCAGAACATCCGAGGTGGTGGGTGCCTCCCAAGAGACAGTAATTGAGAATCAGAATCCTTTGGAAGCATAACTTAAGGAACTCCGAGACCAGTTTAAGGTGTTTTAGAAGAACCAGCAATCTGCTTCTGTCCCAACTGCAGTCCagacgatgatggaagagaccaagACTCCTTTCACCTCAGTAATCATGGACGAGGTGATGCCGTCGAGGTTCAAGATGCCTCCTGTCATCCAATTCTCTGGATCCAGAGACCCCTCAGAACATGTGGAGTCATACTGTTCGTAGATGCAGATCCAGTTGGCCACAGATGCCATGATGTTCCGAGCCTTCTCGATAACTCTCTCCGGATCTGCTCGACGTTGGTATCGACAACTTAAACCAAAATTGATCAGCTCCTTTGCCGAGTTTAGCAGAATGTTCCTTACCCAGTTTATCTCTAGTAAGAGGAGTCAGAAGCCGACTACCCATCTATTGACCTTCAAGCAGGGAAACAAAGAACCACTAAAGGATTACATTACCTGCTTCAATGAGGAGGCGCTGTTAGTGGAAGATAAAGATGATAAAATGGCACTCTCGACCATGTTCAGCGGACTCAAAGAGGGGAAGTTCACCTTCTCAATTGGGAAAAATCCACCAACTACCCTGGCTGAGCTCAAAAATACACCAACGCCGAGGAATTCTCTAATTCCTGGAAGAACATCTAAGTAGTTGAAACgtcatcaaaagaaaaaaggCCAAGGAAAGAAGAACCTCAGTCGTCTAACAAAAAACCGGATGACTGAGCCCCTCGTGATCGTCGGCTAAGCCGAAGACCCGAGGGTAAATTCCGTTCTTACACTCCTCTTAACACGTCTACTGAGCAGATACTGTTGGATATTAGGGGTCAGAGACTCCTAAACTGGCTTGTCTACATGAAGACTGATGTGGAGAACCGGGATAAGCGCAAGTACTGCTGGTTCCATCGTGATCACGGCCATAACACGAGCAACTGTGTGGATCTCAAGGATAAAATCGATACCCTTATTCGCAAGGGTCATTTGCACTGGTACACCAAGGAGGAGAGGTAGGCTCGGAAAAAAGAATGGCCGAGAAAAACTGCGGAAGAACCTGCCGAAATTTGAGCCATCTATGGTGGTTCATCTGGTGGAGGCGACTTGAACAGGGCTCGTAAAGCTGACTTTCAGAGTTCCAACCCCAAACACTATGTCCACTTAGCTGAAAGACTGAGGAAAGAGCTCCATGTCAACCCTTGCAGCCTAACTTTCACAGAGGATGACGCACAAGGAATCCATCATCCGCATGACGATGACCTCGTGGTGGCTATGACCATAGCTAACTATAAGGTCTTCCGTATCCTGGTTGACACGGGGAGCTCGGCTGACATCATTGACTCCGAGGTATTCGAGAGAATAGGTATCGACAGATCATGCCTCCGACCCATGAAGACCCCTCTACACGGCTTTGCTGGGGATAAGGTAATCTCCGAGGGAGACATCTCCCTCCCTGTGATAACAGGAGAAGGACAACATTAGGTCACACTTCTAGTGGATTTCCAGGTTGTCAATGTGCCGTTGGTGCATAATGTTATTCTAAGCCGACCTTCCCTTGATGCGATGAGGGCGGTTGTGTCCACGTACCACTTGATGATGAAATTCCCAATCGAAGGTGGGGTCAAATACCTACGAGGGGACCAACGTGAAGCTCAAAGATGTtatgtaaaagatataagaaaAGGTTCAGTGAAACAGGCCCTCACTATTAACGTCCTCGATCCCACGGAAGATTCCCCCGAGGACTTGGAGACCTTCCCGCTTGAAAAAGCCGACCCCAACAAAACTGTTCAACTTGAGTCTTCGCTGAATTTCGAGCAGAGGTCTCAAATGATAACTTTCTTACAACAGTACAGGGACATCTTCGTGTGGTCACATGAAGACATGCCGAGCATATCTCTCGAGGTCATGGTCCACAAACTGAACGTGGATCCAGATCATAAACCAATAAAACAGAAGAGGAGCATTCGATGCTGAGAGGTATATAGCCATAGCCGATGAAATTTTCAATCTCCTCAGCATCGGCTTCATTGAAGAAATACATTATTTGGACTGGATCGCTAACGTAGTCCTGGTGAAGAAAGAAAACGGTAAGTGGTGGGTTTGTGTCAACTAATCGGACCTGAACAGGGCCTGTCCTAAGGATAGCTTCCCCTTACCTCGGATCGACCAGTTGGTGGATAGCACAACTGGACACAAACGACTCTTCTTCCTAGATGCCTATTCCAGGTACAATCAGATCCCGATGCATCCCCTAGACAGGTagaaaactacctttgtcactgagaaagggctctactgttaccagtcatgccttttggcttgaAGAACGCTAGGACAACATACTAGAGATTGGTGAATCAGATGTTTCCCAAACAGATTGGTCAAACAATGGAAgtttacattgatgacatgcttatcaagAGCGTCAGAGCATCTAACCATCTCTCAGATCTTGGAGAGACGTTTTTGATCCTTCGGGAGTATCGCATGAAGCTTAACCCGGCCAAATGTGTCTTTGGAGTCAGTTCGGGCAAGTTTCTTGGGTTTATTTAGAGAGGCATCGAGGCAAATCTCGAAAAGATAAAAGCGCTGCTCGATATGAGCTCCCTTCAAACAACAAAAGAAACCCAATGTCTGACTGGCCGAGTAGCAGCGCTCAGACGATTTATCTCCAGAGCTACCGATAAGTGTCTCCTCTTTTTCCAACAACTGAAAGGTCATAAGAAAGCGGAGTGGACCTCTAAATGCGAGCATACATTCCAGGAGCTAAAGTAATACCTAGGTTCACCTCCCTTACTATCGAAACTAGAAGAGGGCGAGCCCCTACTCTTATACCTGGCAGTCTTAGCTTTAGCTATCAGTTTGGCACTCATCAAGGAAATAGGAAATAAGCAGTATCCCGTCTATTATGTAAGCAAAGCAATGGTACCCGTCGAGACCAGGTACCCGAGCATTGAAAAATTAGCGCTCAGCTTAGTTTTCTCGACACGAAGGCTGCGTCCGTACTTCCAAGCACACACCATCATCGTCATGACCAACTCCCCCCTCAGGCAAGTCCTTCAAAAACCAAATGTCTTGGGACAACTAATAAAATTGGCAATAGAGCTCGGGGAGTTCGACATCCAATATTGTCTGAGGACTACACTCAAGGTCCAAGTTGTGGCAGACTTTATAGCCGAATTCACCATCCTGAGTGATGATACTAAAGCAAAAGCATCCTTGGCGACCCCACCAGTTCCATAGCCTGTCAAGGATTTAGAGTCGGAGCGAAGGTGGGTCCTTTATGTTGACAGGTCTTCCAACGCCAAGCGAGTTGGCACAGGAATCGTCCTAGTCGTACCCGACTCTACAACTATCCAATATGTCATCAGGCTCAATTTCATAGCCTCCAATAACGAAGCAAAATATGAGGCTTTGTTAGCAGGACTCAGATTAACAGCTAGTCTGGGGGTTCAGTCCCTTGAAGTACGATGTGACTCCCAACTTGTGGTGAAACATATCTCCACTAAGTACGAAGCCAAGGAAACTATGATGGTGGCCTATCTAGCCGAGGCCTAGAAATTGATCAAAAGGTTCTGGAGTTGCACCATCAACCAGGTTTCGAGGGCAGAGAATTCTTGGGTCGACGCCCTCGCAAGGTTAGCCTCGGCCACGGAAGCAAAGATTCTTCAGATCATTCCCATGGAGTTCATAGAAAGCCCGAGCATCGACTAAATGGACCAAGAGATGGTCAACTCGGTCGAGGCTACACCAAGTTAGATGGACCCAATCTACGACTACCATGTATCTGGTGAGGTCCCTCAGGACAGACTGGAGGCTCGACGCCTTAAGATCAGAGCCGCTTGATATATTATCCTGGATGGAGTTTTATACAAGAAGGAGAattcacagccctacctcagATGTCTTCGACCTGAGGAAGCGAACTACGTAATACAAGAAATCCATAAGGGCATCTGCGGTAATCATTCCGGTGGCCGAGCCTT is a genomic window containing:
- the LOC131255046 gene encoding uncharacterized protein LOC131255046; protein product: MFLTQFISSKRSQKPTTHLLTFKQGNKEPLKDYITCFNEEALLVEDKDDKMALSTMFSGLKEGKFTFSIGKNPPTTLAELKNTPTPRNSLIPGRTSKGQRLLNWLVYMKTDVENRDKRKYCWFHRDHGHNTSNCVDLKDKIDTLIRKGHLHWYTKEERARKADFQSSNPKHYVHLAERLRKELHVNPCSLTFTEDDAQGIHHPHDDDLVVAMTIANYKVFRILVDTGSSADIIDSEVFERIGIDRSCLRPMKTPLHGFAGDKVVNVPLVHNVILSRPSLDAMRAVVSTYHLMMKFPIEGGVKYLRGDQREAQRCYVKDIRKGSVKQALTINVLDPTEDSPEDLETFPLEKADPNKTVQLESSLNFEQRSQMITFLQQYRDIFVWSHEDMPSISLEVMVHKLNVDPDHKPIKQKRSIRC